A window of the Radiobacillus deserti genome harbors these coding sequences:
- a CDS encoding helix-turn-helix domain-containing protein — translation MDANKEISPTVYGKLLQKARKEKGWSLQEVEKMTGIKGSYIHLLEIGKKRNPSVTTIFALTNVYNLEMCKVAEMVVRQAQEDEISDK, via the coding sequence ATGGATGCGAATAAGGAGATTTCGCCGACTGTGTACGGTAAACTACTTCAAAAAGCACGAAAAGAAAAAGGTTGGAGCTTGCAAGAGGTAGAAAAAATGACAGGAATTAAGGGGAGCTACATTCATTTATTAGAAATAGGAAAAAAAAGGAACCCTTCTGTCACGACAATATTTGCTTTGACAAATGTGTACAACTTGGAGATGTGTAAAGTTGCAGAAATGGTTGTAAGACAGGCACAGGAGGATGAAATAAGTGACAAATAA
- a CDS encoding RNA polymerase alpha/RpoL/Rpb11 family protein translates to MTNNQKDQMLQIAIADGKALVILSMIKCGNEFDLLVKSINRSMELELISHETSINMEIEGEKHSFKGLFKEYSDTKKQASFVMKHPILFCIDFGDFRYEGMMPKGTRENLRRHNVKEIVFAVSNQVAPSYATKSKKMKKVTISGISNIQI, encoded by the coding sequence GTGACAAATAACCAAAAAGATCAAATGCTACAAATAGCAATCGCAGATGGAAAGGCATTGGTTATTCTTTCGATGATTAAGTGCGGGAACGAGTTTGATCTACTTGTAAAAAGTATAAATAGGAGTATGGAATTAGAACTCATTTCCCATGAAACCAGTATTAATATGGAAATAGAAGGAGAGAAGCATTCATTTAAAGGCTTATTTAAAGAATATAGCGATACCAAAAAACAGGCATCCTTTGTTATGAAACATCCGATTCTATTTTGTATAGACTTTGGTGATTTTCGTTATGAGGGAATGATGCCGAAAGGGACAAGGGAAAATCTACGTAGACATAACGTAAAAGAAATCGTGTTTGCTGTGTCAAATCAAGTTGCTCCTTCTTATGCAACGAAGAGTAAGAAAATGAAAAAGGTTACGATTAGCGGTATTAGCAATATACAAATATAG
- a CDS encoding helix-turn-helix domain-containing protein: protein MYHFLTDYPDLLEVSHIQQILRIGRRQAYELIRSAPFPIVRDGKRIIIAKEVLINWLTGTVEK from the coding sequence ATGTATCATTTCTTAACTGATTATCCCGATTTGTTAGAAGTAAGTCACATTCAACAGATTCTAAGAATTGGTCGTCGTCAAGCCTATGAGTTAATTAGGTCAGCACCGTTTCCAATCGTAAGAGACGGTAAGAGAATAATTATTGCAAAAGAAGTGCTAATTAATTGGCTTACTGGAACAGTAGAAAAATAA
- a CDS encoding helix-turn-helix domain-containing protein translates to MNNIDFSNYPLVLNVKDIQKIMSIGRRQAYELIHSEQFHTVRVGKSIKVAKQVFIDWLNGEKTA, encoded by the coding sequence ATGAATAATATCGACTTCTCAAATTACCCCCTCGTACTAAACGTTAAGGACATCCAAAAAATTATGAGCATTGGTCGCCGTCAAGCATACGAATTAATCCATTCAGAACAATTTCATACAGTAAGAGTTGGAAAGTCTATTAAAGTCGCAAAACAAGTTTTCATTGATTGGTTGAACGGTGAGAAAACCGCTTAA
- a CDS encoding site-specific integrase, whose amino-acid sequence MSVGKDKERNTWYYVINNKNGNPKQIRRRGFKTKREAEIAKNKMLYEINNGMYVEPTRMKMEELSQKWLKKKKRDVQETTFTGYKILVDKHIEPYFHQKQIDKVKTYHIEEFYDHLYEEAELSGTTVQKIHTVIKSCFDYAMKMEWIAKNPVDSVDRPKREPSVVEVWDSNEVRFFLDNTNDDPLFIAYQLAVAEGMRQGEILGLRWKDIDFKGQKLTIRQTLSNDGKKLKPGAKNKSSLRTIPLTKETLIVLKKHPNRQSKIKIESESAFKDLDLVVCTNVGTPINPSNLRRSFNRNIEKLDMKKIRFHGLRHTHATICLQLNMHPKIVAERLGHADVRITLDTYSHLLPSMQSQAVNQISQAIFG is encoded by the coding sequence ATGTCAGTAGGAAAAGATAAAGAAAGAAATACTTGGTATTACGTAATCAATAACAAGAATGGAAATCCGAAGCAAATTAGAAGAAGAGGCTTCAAGACAAAGCGAGAAGCGGAAATAGCAAAGAATAAGATGTTGTATGAAATTAATAACGGGATGTACGTAGAGCCTACGAGAATGAAGATGGAAGAATTGTCACAAAAATGGTTAAAGAAGAAAAAGCGTGACGTGCAAGAAACGACCTTCACAGGATATAAAATCCTTGTAGATAAGCATATTGAACCCTACTTCCATCAAAAGCAAATTGATAAGGTTAAAACATATCATATTGAAGAATTCTATGACCATCTTTATGAAGAAGCAGAATTATCAGGTACAACCGTACAAAAAATTCATACGGTCATAAAAAGTTGTTTCGATTACGCAATGAAGATGGAATGGATCGCAAAGAATCCAGTTGATTCCGTCGATCGACCGAAACGAGAACCATCGGTAGTTGAAGTGTGGGATTCAAATGAAGTTCGCTTTTTCTTAGATAACACCAATGATGATCCGTTATTCATTGCATACCAACTTGCTGTCGCAGAGGGTATGCGTCAAGGCGAAATTTTAGGCTTACGATGGAAAGACATTGATTTTAAAGGACAGAAGCTAACGATTCGTCAGACTCTAAGCAATGATGGAAAGAAGCTAAAGCCAGGTGCTAAGAATAAAAGCAGTTTACGTACGATTCCTCTTACAAAAGAGACACTAATAGTCCTTAAAAAGCATCCAAACAGACAAAGCAAGATAAAAATTGAATCGGAAAGTGCATTTAAAGATTTAGATTTAGTTGTATGCACCAATGTAGGTACACCCATAAATCCAAGCAATTTAAGACGATCATTTAATCGTAATATTGAAAAGCTCGATATGAAGAAAATCCGCTTTCATGGATTACGTCATACTCATGCTACCATTTGCTTGCAATTAAATATGCATCCCAAGATTGTTGCGGAACGTCTTGGTCATGCAGATGTACGAATAACATTGGACACATATAGCCATCTTTTACCGAGTATGCAAAGCCAAGCTGTTAATCAAATTAGTCAAGCAATCTTCGGTTAA
- a CDS encoding VOC family protein, with the protein MSEIFKRIDTVFLKVKRFDEAIEWYKQVLGFEVRWVIEEGYAAMEVGETPLTLVQSEQNFQPIEDIQFNFYVSDIQEAYQHLKSHDVEVGEIVDHGDLQEFSFKDLDGNVLAVCYFEE; encoded by the coding sequence TTGTCTGAGATATTTAAACGGATAGACACTGTATTTTTAAAAGTGAAACGATTTGATGAAGCCATAGAATGGTATAAGCAAGTGTTAGGATTTGAAGTGAGGTGGGTGATAGAGGAAGGGTATGCAGCGATGGAAGTTGGAGAAACTCCACTTACATTAGTTCAATCCGAACAAAACTTCCAACCAATCGAAGATATACAGTTTAATTTCTATGTATCTGATATACAGGAGGCATATCAGCATTTAAAGTCCCACGACGTAGAGGTTGGAGAAATTGTGGATCATGGTGATTTACAAGAATTTAGTTTTAAGGACCTTGATGGTAATGTGTTAGCCGTTTGCTATTTTGAAGAATGA
- a CDS encoding NADP-dependent glyceraldehyde-3-phosphate dehydrogenase yields the protein MTIDTLSEMIKIKSPVNGEELGEVPSLSKEQIDALIEKAETEQKSWAKTPVNQRADLLYKWADLLLQRKEAIGDIITKEVGKPYKASVTEVERTVDFIRYTAEDGLRMDGQLTRSNQFPSDNGSRISMATRKPVGIVLAISPFNYPINLAAAKLAPALVAGNGVVFKPATQGALTGQAMIEALKDAGLPDGLVAFATGRGSVIGDHLVQHPAVHMISFTGSTAVGNDIAKKTTMKSLSFELGGKDPAIVLEDADLDLAAKEIVSGAFSYSGQRCTAIKRVLVLDSVADQLVAKLKERIEGLSVGSPWDNADVVPLIDLKSANFVKELIDDAVAKNAKTVLGGMQIENLIHPTLLDDVTEDMRVAWEEPFGPVLPVIRVSSKEEAIRIANKSEYGLQASLFTENINDAFVVADEIEAGTVQLNGKTQRGPDHFPFLGTKGSGIGEQGIRKSIESMTVTKSVVLNLHE from the coding sequence ATGACAATTGATACATTGTCAGAAATGATTAAAATCAAGTCACCAGTGAATGGAGAAGAGCTTGGGGAAGTACCATCCTTATCCAAGGAGCAAATTGATGCTCTGATTGAGAAGGCGGAAACAGAGCAAAAATCTTGGGCGAAGACACCTGTCAATCAACGTGCAGATTTACTATATAAGTGGGCAGACCTATTGCTTCAAAGGAAAGAAGCAATCGGAGATATCATTACCAAAGAAGTTGGAAAGCCATATAAAGCTTCCGTTACCGAAGTAGAAAGAACGGTTGACTTTATTCGATATACAGCGGAGGACGGGCTTCGGATGGACGGTCAATTAACACGTTCCAACCAGTTTCCGAGTGATAATGGCTCAAGAATTTCAATGGCGACACGAAAACCAGTAGGAATTGTTTTAGCAATTTCTCCTTTTAACTATCCAATTAATCTAGCAGCTGCTAAACTAGCACCTGCTTTAGTTGCGGGAAATGGAGTGGTGTTTAAACCAGCTACACAAGGTGCCTTAACCGGTCAAGCAATGATAGAGGCATTAAAGGATGCTGGATTACCGGATGGATTAGTAGCTTTTGCGACGGGGAGAGGAAGTGTAATTGGGGATCATTTGGTGCAGCATCCAGCTGTTCATATGATTTCCTTTACCGGAAGTACAGCGGTAGGAAACGATATTGCCAAGAAAACGACGATGAAATCATTGTCCTTTGAACTAGGCGGGAAAGACCCTGCCATTGTTTTAGAGGATGCAGACTTAGATTTAGCGGCAAAAGAGATTGTAAGTGGGGCATTTTCGTATTCTGGTCAAAGATGTACAGCTATCAAGCGTGTCCTCGTTCTAGACTCGGTAGCGGATCAATTAGTTGCGAAGTTAAAAGAAAGAATCGAAGGACTATCTGTTGGGTCTCCATGGGATAATGCAGATGTTGTACCGCTAATTGATTTGAAATCAGCTAATTTTGTTAAAGAACTGATTGATGATGCGGTCGCTAAAAACGCCAAAACGGTTCTGGGCGGGATGCAAATTGAAAACTTAATTCATCCAACACTATTAGATGACGTAACAGAAGACATGCGCGTAGCCTGGGAAGAACCATTTGGTCCAGTATTACCAGTTATCCGTGTTTCTTCTAAAGAAGAAGCCATTCGTATTGCGAACAAGTCGGAATATGGCTTACAAGCGAGTTTATTTACTGAAAACATAAACGATGCATTTGTCGTTGCGGATGAAATAGAAGCAGGGACCGTACAACTGAACGGAAAAACACAAAGAGGACCTGACCATTTCCCATTCCTAGGCACAAAGGGGTCAGGAATTGGAGAACAAGGGATTCGTAAAAGTATTGAATCCATGACGGTAACGAAATCTGTTGTGCTAAATTTACATGAATAG
- a CDS encoding GNAT family N-acetyltransferase: protein MLKKRELHDAPTLYDLMTHPQVFPYVRHKAYSLDEFYFLSKQTMEAEENGELISRTILDEYHQPIGTINLFDINNKSGFLATWIGQPYFGKGYNKMAKEEFLEELFLIHEMEAVFIKIRKTNTRSLKAALKLPYISLGNILYPNVYDRINSENAVYDLFVITRENYMIHREFVANTNEDEAVV, encoded by the coding sequence ATGCTTAAAAAGCGTGAGTTGCATGATGCACCTACTTTGTATGACTTAATGACTCATCCGCAAGTGTTCCCATATGTGAGACATAAAGCTTATTCCCTCGACGAATTTTACTTCTTATCCAAGCAAACGATGGAAGCAGAAGAAAACGGAGAGCTTATCTCTAGAACGATCTTGGATGAATACCATCAACCGATTGGTACAATCAACCTATTTGATATAAACAATAAATCAGGGTTTTTAGCGACTTGGATTGGGCAGCCATACTTTGGAAAAGGCTACAACAAAATGGCGAAGGAAGAATTCCTCGAAGAACTGTTCCTAATCCACGAAATGGAAGCTGTCTTCATTAAAATTAGAAAGACAAACACTCGATCTTTAAAAGCCGCTCTAAAACTCCCTTACATTTCCCTCGGAAACATTTTATATCCAAACGTGTACGACAGGATTAATAGCGAAAATGCTGTGTACGACTTGTTTGTCATCACTAGAGAGAACTACATGATTCATAGGGAATTTGTTGCAAATACAAACGAAGACGAAGCCGTAGTATAA
- a CDS encoding TIGR01777 family oxidoreductase, translated as MNILISGGTGFVGKKLTKALLQKGNQVFILTRSPQQHASTSDIQYISWESIHGLPALDAVVNLAGESLFGRWTSAKKEKILASRINVTEALVSFIKESKQKPKVLVNASAIGFYGTSKQATFTENITTPGSDFLAQVVQQWENAASQAENLGVRTVYARFGVILGNEGSLPLMALPFRLFAGGKVGSGEQWMSWVHIDDVIGLIQFALEQNQVRGPLNVTAPHPLRNEELSKELATALNRPYWLPAPSFALKLMLGKMSTLVLDGQKVLPAVAEEHGYTFQYPYVRSALQAIFGK; from the coding sequence ATGAACATCTTAATCTCTGGGGGAACAGGTTTTGTCGGAAAGAAACTAACAAAAGCGTTACTTCAAAAGGGAAATCAGGTCTTTATCCTTACTCGCTCCCCTCAGCAACACGCTAGTACAAGTGACATCCAATATATAAGCTGGGAGTCCATACACGGTCTACCCGCATTGGATGCGGTAGTTAACCTAGCCGGTGAGTCCTTGTTTGGCCGTTGGACATCTGCTAAAAAAGAGAAAATCTTAGCTAGCCGTATTAACGTCACAGAAGCACTCGTCTCTTTTATAAAAGAATCTAAGCAAAAGCCTAAGGTTCTTGTTAACGCTTCTGCGATTGGATTTTACGGCACATCTAAGCAGGCGACTTTTACTGAAAACATAACTACACCAGGCTCCGATTTTCTAGCACAGGTCGTCCAACAATGGGAAAATGCTGCTAGCCAAGCAGAAAATTTAGGGGTACGTACCGTTTATGCTCGGTTTGGCGTCATCCTCGGAAATGAAGGTTCCCTTCCGCTTATGGCATTACCCTTCCGTTTGTTTGCAGGAGGGAAAGTAGGTTCAGGTGAGCAGTGGATGTCTTGGGTACATATAGATGATGTAATTGGGTTGATACAATTTGCCTTGGAGCAAAATCAAGTCCGTGGGCCATTAAACGTAACTGCACCTCATCCATTGAGAAATGAAGAACTTAGTAAAGAGCTTGCAACAGCTCTAAATCGCCCTTACTGGTTGCCTGCACCTAGCTTTGCATTAAAGCTTATGCTCGGGAAGATGAGTACGCTCGTATTAGATGGTCAAAAGGTTTTACCAGCCGTTGCAGAGGAACATGGTTATACGTTCCAGTACCCATATGTTCGCTCTGCTTTACAAGCAATTTTTGGTAAGTAA